A genomic stretch from Deinococcus cellulosilyticus NBRC 106333 = KACC 11606 includes:
- a CDS encoding TolC family protein: MRVTRPLTLLLLMGSLHSLAAPVTPQDILNLIPASPAGQNLALSEQQAQQTLNAAQAALDLKVTAGGNYSLNTTDFTSTQQSGSINLGVSLPVLPWGSAFDSLKTTQRNYKAALLDAQDARNSLTSKLISGYYSILLAELDLRLAKQNQRLAEVQLQVVQQQKNQGTAAQEALLQAQQKLGTTQVNTLKAQNALDAARATLSNTLGRPIPEGEYTAAVLTGLPERTLEAWNALALSQRSDLQKAALKLEAAQDALNHALEDRWRPAGTLSTGLSSGAFGVDVSLNVQTGVLSSSASYAFQDGGPGGYKFSLSASIPIVDASQDATIQANQLAVQVAQATVESTKQSALLDVAQKYASVQVAALQVKNASGALAVAAEHLKVTEARVKAGLSTPLDLTSAQIALAQAEKDRTAAEVSLLTANLDLMNAAGQTYRGGVL, from the coding sequence GTGCGTGTTACACGTCCCCTGACCCTGCTCCTCCTGATGGGGTCCCTTCACAGCCTTGCGGCTCCGGTGACACCGCAGGACATCCTGAACCTGATTCCCGCTTCTCCTGCCGGACAGAACCTGGCGCTCAGTGAACAACAGGCCCAGCAGACCCTCAATGCAGCACAGGCAGCCCTGGATCTGAAAGTCACTGCAGGTGGCAATTATTCGCTGAACACCACAGATTTCACCAGCACCCAGCAGAGCGGGAGTATCAACCTGGGGGTGTCTCTGCCCGTACTGCCCTGGGGAAGTGCTTTTGACAGCCTGAAAACCACCCAGCGCAATTACAAGGCAGCATTGCTGGACGCTCAGGACGCCCGAAACAGCCTGACCAGCAAGTTGATTTCAGGGTATTACAGCATCCTGCTGGCCGAACTGGACCTCAGACTCGCAAAACAGAATCAAAGGCTGGCAGAAGTGCAGCTTCAGGTGGTGCAGCAACAGAAAAATCAGGGCACCGCTGCCCAGGAGGCCTTGCTCCAGGCCCAGCAGAAACTCGGCACCACCCAGGTGAACACCCTGAAAGCCCAGAATGCTCTGGATGCAGCCCGGGCCACCCTCTCGAACACCCTGGGAAGGCCCATCCCTGAAGGGGAATACACGGCAGCAGTCCTCACAGGTCTGCCTGAACGCACCCTGGAGGCGTGGAACGCCCTTGCCCTCTCGCAACGCAGTGACCTCCAGAAAGCAGCCCTCAAGCTGGAAGCTGCCCAGGACGCCCTGAATCATGCCCTGGAAGACCGCTGGAGGCCTGCAGGGACCCTCTCCACTGGACTCAGCAGCGGTGCATTCGGGGTGGATGTCAGCCTGAACGTGCAGACGGGTGTGCTCAGCAGCAGTGCAAGTTATGCGTTTCAGGATGGAGGCCCTGGAGGCTACAAATTCAGCCTGTCCGCAAGCATCCCGATTGTGGACGCCAGCCAGGACGCCACCATTCAGGCCAATCAACTTGCTGTGCAGGTGGCACAGGCCACTGTGGAAAGCACAAAACAGAGCGCCCTGCTGGATGTGGCCCAGAAATACGCCAGCGTGCAGGTGGCGGCCTTGCAGGTCAAGAATGCCAGCGGTGCCCTTGCTGTTGCCGCCGAGCACCTGAAAGTCACGGAGGCACGGGTCAAGGCTGGACTCAGCACCCCACTGGACCTGACGTCTGCCCAGATCGCACTGGCACAGGCTGAAAAAGACAGAACCGCTGCAGAGGTTTCCCTGCTGACCGCCAACCTGGACCTGATGAATGCAGCAGGACAGACCTACCGAGGAGGAGTGTTGTGA
- a CDS encoding DUF6683 family protein, with the protein MKRFKKAITAGLVLLGMWSVAQAQFAGGLGGKINNPIGATQGQSVLNNLNRDSLFGRQGQTEITRPANTAVTTEPKTENPQLTSQVTRKDAGFTPGPHIYPQKLAATLDPSMVDQQQAADIFEQLLQVYDEQVASQDARLKNNVVGAMVYSTYVSYYILTGIELTEPQQEGLFAALNRTLLAEPNFTSLDDTTRQEMYEALVITASTALGTYSNSATDASQLDTAEMLSEYLIQTIFQHSAEELQFTDDGVQLIEASYM; encoded by the coding sequence ATGAAACGATTCAAAAAAGCCATCACCGCTGGACTGGTCCTGCTGGGCATGTGGTCCGTGGCCCAGGCCCAGTTTGCTGGAGGTCTGGGAGGCAAAATCAACAACCCCATCGGGGCCACGCAGGGGCAGTCTGTGCTGAACAACCTGAACCGGGACAGCCTGTTTGGCAGGCAGGGCCAGACGGAAATCACACGTCCTGCAAACACGGCAGTCACCACGGAGCCGAAAACCGAAAACCCTCAGCTGACTTCTCAGGTGACCCGAAAAGATGCAGGTTTTACTCCTGGACCGCACATCTACCCCCAGAAGCTTGCAGCGACGCTGGACCCTTCAATGGTGGACCAGCAACAGGCAGCGGACATCTTTGAGCAACTGCTGCAGGTGTACGATGAGCAGGTGGCCTCCCAGGACGCCCGCCTGAAAAACAATGTGGTGGGGGCCATGGTGTACTCGACTTACGTCTCTTACTACATCCTGACCGGAATTGAACTGACCGAGCCCCAGCAGGAAGGTCTTTTTGCTGCCCTGAACCGCACCCTCCTTGCCGAACCCAACTTCACTTCACTGGACGACACCACCCGGCAGGAGATGTACGAGGCCCTGGTGATCACAGCCTCCACTGCACTGGGCACCTACAGCAACTCTGCCACCGATGCTTCACAACTGGACACCGCCGAGATGCTCTCGGAGTACCTGATCCAGACGATTTTCCAGCACAGCGCTGAAGAGTTGCAGTTCACGGATGATGGGGTTCAGCTCATTGAAGCGTCTTACATGTGA
- a CDS encoding efflux RND transporter periplasmic adaptor subunit: MTPRTRGFLIAGGVVLALGAGGGWYWTTQKNKPAETAVAQIQTAQVTTQDFQITVEGPGSLQASNTYAVKSNVSGKVQQLKNVGDRVVRGQLIARIDPTQYQQAVTDAQISLQKAQLQLDTLKTNQSSTILSQQQSITSAQISYDNALSDYNTAAAALKANQTIYNAGGISAQALQDSKNAVQKAESALSNAKLTLASARENLSTKSTTGQQDIRSAQLAVDQARLSIKTAQDNLAQTKIFAPISGVISTLDSPDGTMVSANSGVLTLQDDSKVKVPVQVDETEISKVKVGQRVEVTLDALPDQTFEGKVTQVDPSATISNNIAVFNATVTLENPDRVLRPGMSAESTIITLEVPGAMMVPKTAVDTVRRRSYVNVQKEDGSIEAVRVTTGPDDGSNVVIESGLEPGQNVVLPTTASAAGGQNGQGGQNRQNTGNNFRGGAGFGIPLGGGFGGGR, translated from the coding sequence GTGACACCCCGCACCCGGGGCTTCCTGATTGCAGGAGGCGTTGTGCTGGCCCTGGGCGCAGGTGGAGGCTGGTACTGGACCACCCAGAAAAACAAACCTGCCGAAACTGCGGTGGCCCAGATCCAGACCGCGCAGGTCACCACGCAGGATTTCCAGATCACCGTGGAGGGTCCAGGGTCCCTGCAGGCCAGCAACACCTATGCCGTGAAATCCAATGTTTCGGGAAAGGTGCAGCAACTGAAAAACGTGGGGGACCGGGTGGTGCGGGGGCAACTCATCGCCCGCATTGACCCCACCCAGTACCAGCAGGCCGTGACCGACGCCCAGATTTCCCTGCAGAAAGCCCAGCTTCAACTCGACACCCTGAAAACCAACCAGAGCAGCACCATCCTTTCTCAGCAGCAAAGCATCACCAGTGCACAGATCAGCTACGACAATGCGCTCTCCGATTACAACACCGCCGCCGCTGCCCTGAAAGCCAACCAGACCATCTACAACGCTGGAGGCATCAGTGCTCAGGCCCTGCAGGACTCGAAAAACGCCGTGCAGAAAGCAGAGAGCGCCCTGTCAAATGCGAAACTGACCCTGGCGAGTGCAAGGGAAAACCTCTCCACCAAGAGCACCACCGGACAGCAGGACATCAGGAGTGCCCAGCTTGCCGTGGATCAGGCCAGACTGTCCATCAAGACCGCCCAGGACAACCTGGCCCAGACCAAAATCTTTGCCCCCATCTCGGGGGTGATCAGCACCCTGGACAGCCCGGATGGCACCATGGTCTCTGCAAACAGTGGCGTGCTGACCTTACAGGACGACAGCAAAGTCAAGGTACCCGTGCAGGTGGATGAAACCGAGATCAGCAAGGTCAAGGTGGGACAGCGGGTGGAAGTCACGCTGGATGCCCTCCCCGACCAGACCTTTGAAGGGAAAGTCACCCAGGTGGACCCCTCTGCCACCATCTCCAACAACATTGCTGTTTTCAATGCCACGGTCACGCTGGAAAACCCGGATCGGGTGCTTCGTCCGGGCATGAGTGCAGAATCCACCATCATCACCCTGGAAGTGCCTGGCGCAATGATGGTGCCGAAAACAGCGGTGGACACGGTCAGGCGGCGGTCTTACGTCAACGTGCAGAAAGAGGATGGCAGCATCGAGGCCGTGCGGGTCACCACGGGACCCGACGATGGCAGCAACGTGGTGATCGAATCGGGCCTGGAGCCCGGGCAGAACGTGGTTCTGCCCACCACCGCTTCTGCAGCAGGTGGTCAGAACGGTCAGGGAGGACAGAACCGCCAGAACACTGGCAACAATTTCCGGGGCGGAGCAGGCTTCGGGATTCCACTTGGTGGAGGATTCGGGGGCGGCAGATGA
- a CDS encoding ABC transporter ATP-binding protein — MTPVVDIRQVKKIYKMGEDTFEALKGVDVTIDPGEMVSLIGPSGSGKTTLMQIIGLLDRPSAGQYLLSGQDVTQLSENQRSEFRNQHIGFVFQAFYLLSRMNVLENVEVPLTYAGMGARERREIAMGLLEKVGLADKWRNLPSQLSGGQKQRVAIARALTTNPSLLLADEPTGALDTRTGHEVMNLFESLNQEGVTVVIVTHEMEVAERTRRIIRIRDGNIERPQVEHA; from the coding sequence ATGACCCCCGTCGTCGACATCCGGCAGGTCAAGAAAATCTACAAGATGGGTGAGGACACCTTTGAAGCCCTCAAAGGGGTGGATGTCACCATCGACCCGGGTGAAATGGTCTCCCTGATCGGACCTTCTGGATCTGGCAAAACCACCCTGATGCAGATCATTGGTTTGCTGGACCGTCCTTCTGCAGGTCAGTACCTCCTCAGTGGTCAGGATGTCACCCAGCTCAGCGAAAACCAGCGCAGCGAATTCCGAAACCAGCACATTGGCTTTGTCTTTCAGGCCTTTTACCTGCTCTCCAGAATGAATGTTCTGGAGAACGTCGAGGTTCCGCTGACCTACGCAGGGATGGGAGCCCGGGAACGCAGAGAGATCGCCATGGGTCTGCTGGAAAAAGTCGGGCTTGCAGACAAATGGAGAAACCTTCCCTCTCAGCTTTCTGGGGGGCAAAAACAGCGGGTGGCCATTGCCCGTGCCCTCACCACCAACCCAAGTTTGCTGCTGGCCGATGAACCCACCGGAGCTTTAGATACCCGAACCGGCCATGAAGTGATGAACCTCTTCGAGTCCCTGAACCAGGAAGGGGTGACCGTGGTGATCGTCACCCACGAGATGGAAGTCGCAGAGCGCACCCGGCGCATCATCCGCATCCGGGATGGCAACATCGAGCGTCCGCAGGTGGAACACGCATGA
- a CDS encoding cupin domain-containing protein codes for MDITATTLKDLKPRNRRIYNAVQKDAVTFLQHADRTGQSSTRVIVELAVGGGNSLHYHRDFEERFECMQGQLSLQVGKEILTLRAGEKAVAPPGVLHRFFNTTDEVCTFKVELVPGHTGFEQALMIGYGLANDGQTNAQGIPINLQHLAVLVHLSGTVPAGPLGMLLPLFSMIAKGAIRKGVLDQLMQKYGI; via the coding sequence ATGGACATCACCGCAACAACCCTTAAAGACCTGAAACCCAGAAACCGCCGCATTTACAACGCTGTGCAGAAAGATGCTGTCACTTTCCTGCAGCATGCAGACCGCACCGGGCAGAGCAGCACCCGCGTCATTGTGGAGCTTGCGGTGGGAGGGGGCAACAGCCTGCATTACCACCGGGATTTTGAGGAGCGTTTTGAGTGCATGCAGGGACAGCTCAGCCTGCAGGTGGGCAAGGAAATCCTGACCCTCAGGGCAGGAGAAAAGGCCGTGGCTCCTCCTGGAGTGCTGCACCGCTTCTTCAACACCACAGATGAAGTGTGCACCTTCAAAGTGGAACTGGTGCCGGGCCACACCGGATTCGAGCAGGCCCTGATGATCGGTTATGGACTGGCAAATGATGGTCAGACCAATGCCCAGGGCATCCCCATCAACCTGCAGCATCTGGCGGTCCTGGTGCACCTTTCTGGGACCGTTCCCGCAGGACCGCTGGGCATGTTGCTTCCGCTCTTTTCAATGATTGCGAAGGGTGCCATTCGAAAAGGGGTGCTGGACCAGCTCATGCAGAAATACGGGATTTGA
- a CDS encoding ABC transporter permease: MSSTRTTSRTHPSKPSRRSIGPGVIFRIAWKAIIGNPLRSALTVLGVVIGVAAVVALVMIGQGSTSNITRSLESLGTNLLTVGPNFGGRNTGGGGIVRSGDRQSITMKDVEALQRQLGTQVAGIAPVSQGRYQIKFGKNNLNVQVTGTWPDYSTVRNSAVEKGAFFTQTDVDTRKRTAVIGYGVAQDLLTDVDPIGQKIRIGGISFTVVGVLPDKGDAGFSNANYSVLIPLSTFQKRLSRSSTSNPTVSNIYIQGPDQKTLKDLQNTVTEIMAAQHEQSDPTSYDFQVQNQADALESVNQVSQTLTLFLGGVAGISLLVGGIGIMNIMLVSVTERTREIGIRKALGAKPRDILTQFLTESVVLSVGGGLLGIAIGLGLANGVGKLLNITPVMSPTSMLLAFSFSVVVGVFFGYYPASRAARLDPVDSLRYE; the protein is encoded by the coding sequence ATGAGCAGCACCAGAACCACCTCCAGAACGCACCCCTCAAAGCCTTCCAGACGGAGCATCGGTCCAGGGGTGATTTTCCGCATCGCCTGGAAAGCCATCATCGGGAATCCCCTCAGGTCGGCCCTGACCGTGCTGGGGGTGGTGATCGGGGTGGCCGCCGTGGTCGCCCTGGTGATGATCGGACAGGGCTCGACCAGCAACATCACCCGATCCCTGGAGAGCCTCGGAACCAACCTGCTCACTGTCGGTCCCAACTTTGGGGGCAGAAACACCGGTGGAGGGGGCATTGTTCGATCTGGGGACCGCCAGAGCATCACCATGAAAGACGTGGAGGCCCTGCAGCGGCAACTCGGAACCCAGGTGGCAGGCATTGCCCCGGTCAGCCAGGGACGTTACCAGATCAAATTCGGCAAGAACAACCTGAATGTGCAGGTCACTGGAACCTGGCCCGATTACTCAACGGTGCGCAACTCGGCTGTGGAGAAAGGGGCTTTCTTCACCCAGACAGATGTGGATACCCGCAAACGCACCGCAGTGATTGGATATGGCGTTGCACAGGACCTGCTGACAGATGTGGACCCCATCGGGCAGAAAATCCGCATTGGTGGGATCTCGTTCACCGTGGTGGGCGTGTTGCCAGACAAAGGGGATGCTGGATTCTCCAACGCCAATTACAGCGTGCTGATTCCCCTCTCCACCTTCCAGAAACGCCTATCAAGATCCAGCACCTCCAACCCCACCGTCAGCAACATCTACATTCAGGGACCGGACCAGAAAACCCTCAAGGACCTGCAAAACACCGTCACCGAAATCATGGCCGCACAACATGAGCAGAGTGATCCAACAAGTTACGACTTCCAGGTGCAAAACCAGGCCGATGCTCTGGAAAGTGTGAACCAGGTCTCCCAGACGCTCACCCTCTTTCTGGGCGGTGTGGCTGGAATCAGTCTGCTGGTGGGCGGCATTGGCATCATGAACATCATGCTGGTTTCGGTCACCGAACGCACCCGCGAAATCGGCATCCGCAAAGCCCTGGGGGCCAAACCCAGAGACATCCTCACCCAGTTTTTGACCGAATCCGTGGTGCTCTCCGTGGGAGGGGGCCTGCTCGGGATTGCCATTGGACTGGGACTCGCAAACGGAGTTGGGAAACTCCTGAACATCACCCCCGTGATGTCGCCCACCAGCATGCTGCTGGCCTTCTCGTTCTCGGTGGTGGTCGGGGTCTTTTTTGGATATTACCCTGCCAGCCGTGCCGCACGCCTCGATCCTGTGGATTCCCTCCGGTACGAGTAA
- a CDS encoding DUF4388 domain-containing protein — protein sequence MSNAILAPVPHLLLISEIAQMLQEKLRQSVASASKWLVHSCTHMDQALQMDFPQGPDLVVLEVPSQGKGLSSQLDQARTLWPHSAYMLFTSNPKLDVLDLKNQFEDITILQAPDLRTLCSSIEQHMKATFPFSGQELSLTEVLKLLARQKKSVMVRVHAGHHWGRLHLEQGILIDAKVESRPAQGYEAALEMLSWHGIKVFLERLPALLPHPINPELATLLLEDAAPSGTPDHAAIPQEGSQDPMFFKRPTRRAMDPPGPETPQPPSQPEQEPVPSSPAAEAAPVKSEVYNMASIKETLESSLSTIDGATAAALVDYNSGMALGTAGGGMNLELAAGGNTDVVRAKLRTMKSLGIQGQIEDILITLDNQYHIIYLIPNTPLFLYLVLQKDRANLALARYKLKSLGGELKV from the coding sequence ATGTCTAATGCCATCCTGGCTCCTGTTCCTCATCTGCTGTTGATTTCTGAGATTGCCCAGATGCTGCAGGAAAAGCTCAGGCAATCGGTGGCCTCTGCAAGCAAATGGCTGGTCCATTCCTGCACCCACATGGATCAGGCCCTGCAAATGGATTTCCCACAGGGTCCAGACCTGGTGGTGCTGGAAGTGCCCTCCCAGGGCAAGGGGCTGTCTTCCCAGCTGGATCAGGCCCGCACCCTCTGGCCACACAGCGCCTACATGCTCTTCACCTCGAATCCAAAACTGGATGTTCTGGACCTCAAAAATCAATTTGAGGACATCACCATCCTGCAAGCCCCGGACCTGCGCACCCTGTGCTCCAGCATCGAGCAACACATGAAAGCCACCTTTCCCTTCAGCGGGCAGGAGCTTTCCCTCACGGAGGTGCTCAAGCTTCTGGCCCGTCAGAAAAAAAGCGTGATGGTGCGGGTCCATGCTGGACACCACTGGGGCCGCCTCCATCTGGAACAGGGCATCCTGATCGACGCAAAAGTTGAATCCCGACCTGCCCAGGGTTACGAAGCGGCTTTGGAGATGCTGTCCTGGCATGGGATCAAGGTGTTTCTGGAACGCCTCCCCGCCCTTCTCCCGCACCCGATCAACCCTGAACTTGCCACCCTGTTGCTGGAAGATGCGGCACCTTCCGGCACCCCTGATCACGCCGCAATCCCACAGGAGGGCTCACAGGACCCCATGTTCTTCAAACGACCCACCCGACGGGCCATGGACCCACCAGGCCCCGAAACCCCACAGCCACCGTCCCAACCCGAGCAGGAACCTGTTCCGTCTTCTCCTGCTGCAGAAGCAGCCCCTGTCAAAAGTGAGGTTTACAACATGGCCAGCATCAAAGAAACCCTGGAATCTTCCCTGAGCACCATCGACGGAGCCACCGCCGCAGCCCTGGTGGACTACAACAGCGGAATGGCCCTCGGCACTGCCGGAGGGGGCATGAATCTCGAACTCGCCGCCGGAGGCAACACGGACGTGGTCCGTGCGAAACTGCGCACCATGAAAAGCCTGGGCATCCAGGGACAGATCGAGGACATCCTGATCACCCTGGACAACCAGTACCACATCATCTACCTGATTCCCAACACCCCCCTCTTCCTGTACCTCGTGCTGCAGAAAGACCGGGCGAATCTGGCCCTGGCACGGTACAAACTGAAGTCTCTGGGTGGGGAACTGAAAGTTTGA
- the pdxY gene encoding pyridoxal kinase PdxY translates to MTEVSRQQQNILSIQSWVSFGHVGNAAATFPLQRMGFNVWVVNTVQFSNHTGYGKWKGMVFPPEHVREIIEGISERTSLAECDAVLSGYMGDANTVAAILEAVRRVREANPKALYCCDPVMGDVGRGVFVRPEIPDVMKALAVKAADIVTPNQFELELLTGHTATTLQDILAAVELLRSQIHQDGPRIVMVTSVIREDASKDHIETLAVSDEGAWLVQTPMIPLDPPRNGTGDAIAALFLGNYLKTRDVKSSLENAVSALYALLDLTHQRGTREIQLIAAQEEYVQPSRKFEATPVQKS, encoded by the coding sequence ATGACTGAAGTTTCAAGACAACAGCAGAACATCCTCTCGATTCAGTCCTGGGTTTCTTTTGGACATGTGGGGAACGCCGCTGCAACGTTCCCCCTGCAACGCATGGGGTTCAACGTGTGGGTGGTCAACACCGTGCAGTTCTCCAACCACACCGGGTACGGGAAATGGAAGGGCATGGTCTTCCCTCCCGAGCATGTGCGGGAAATCATTGAGGGCATCTCGGAGCGCACTTCCCTGGCTGAGTGCGATGCGGTGCTCTCCGGTTACATGGGAGATGCCAACACCGTGGCCGCCATTCTGGAAGCGGTGCGGCGTGTGCGGGAGGCCAACCCGAAAGCCCTTTACTGCTGCGATCCTGTGATGGGGGATGTGGGCCGGGGGGTCTTTGTGCGCCCCGAAATCCCAGACGTGATGAAGGCCCTGGCCGTGAAGGCCGCTGACATCGTGACCCCCAACCAGTTTGAACTCGAACTCCTGACCGGACACACCGCAACCACCCTGCAGGACATTCTGGCTGCCGTGGAATTGCTGCGTTCGCAGATTCACCAGGATGGACCCCGCATTGTCATGGTCACCAGTGTGATCCGCGAGGATGCCTCCAAAGACCACATTGAAACCCTGGCCGTTTCAGATGAGGGGGCATGGCTGGTTCAGACCCCCATGATTCCTCTGGACCCGCCCCGAAACGGAACCGGAGATGCCATTGCGGCCCTCTTCCTGGGGAACTACCTGAAGACCCGCGATGTCAAAAGCAGTCTGGAGAATGCGGTGTCTGCACTGTATGCGCTGCTGGACCTTACCCACCAGAGGGGCACCAGGGAGATTCAACTGATCGCTGCACAGGAAGAATACGTGCAACCGAGCCGCAAGTTTGAAGCGACACCTGTTCAGAAGTCCTGA
- a CDS encoding TolC family protein, with product MRKSIVVMALLASGLAAAQTNTTVTFQNVLKLALDRGTDVANQKTALATAQTDLKAKTEDPSTLILPLTQAQQSVKLETLKLDFVKLQVAQNVLNAYLNVLEAQENLNVLKAQLDLDQMNLDIAKAKLATKNATQLDVSKAQNTFNSSQQDHKNAQANFPVLKEKLDAFTGGALANTFTVSEPQLKVTSYTLSDLLKNAESKLPTLLQNNHSVTIAQMNVQFSDNDYTPRSTLDSAKATLETSQRALASQRTSTQSSIKDAYQNVSSTQERIKVSQEDLNNAQATLKQDQARYKNGTIARYQLRQSEVAALKAEQTYLQARDSYLKAVAALAVASGTDTLNTLGGPQ from the coding sequence GTGAGAAAAAGCATTGTGGTGATGGCCCTTCTGGCCAGCGGCTTGGCTGCTGCACAGACAAACACAACCGTGACCTTTCAGAACGTCCTGAAACTGGCCCTGGACCGGGGCACCGATGTGGCGAACCAGAAAACAGCCCTCGCCACCGCACAGACCGACCTGAAGGCCAAAACCGAGGACCCCAGCACCCTGATTCTTCCCCTGACCCAGGCCCAGCAGAGCGTGAAGCTTGAGACATTAAAGCTGGACTTTGTGAAACTGCAGGTGGCCCAGAACGTGCTGAACGCCTACCTGAATGTGCTGGAAGCGCAGGAGAACCTGAACGTCCTCAAAGCCCAGCTTGACCTCGACCAGATGAACCTGGACATCGCAAAAGCCAAGCTGGCCACCAAAAATGCAACACAACTGGACGTCAGCAAGGCCCAGAACACCTTCAACTCCAGCCAGCAGGATCACAAGAACGCCCAGGCGAATTTCCCTGTTCTGAAAGAGAAACTGGACGCATTTACAGGTGGAGCTCTGGCCAACACCTTCACGGTCAGCGAACCCCAGCTGAAAGTCACCTCCTACACCCTCAGTGACCTGCTGAAAAACGCCGAGAGCAAACTGCCCACCCTGCTGCAGAACAACCACAGCGTGACCATCGCCCAGATGAACGTGCAGTTCTCGGACAACGATTACACCCCCAGAAGCACCCTGGACAGTGCAAAAGCCACGCTGGAAACCTCACAGCGTGCCCTGGCCTCCCAGCGCACCAGCACACAGAGCAGCATCAAGGACGCTTACCAGAATGTCAGCAGCACCCAGGAGCGCATCAAGGTGAGCCAGGAGGACCTGAACAACGCCCAGGCGACCCTCAAGCAGGATCAGGCCAGGTACAAAAACGGCACCATTGCCCGCTACCAGCTCAGGCAGTCTGAAGTGGCAGCCCTGAAAGCAGAACAGACCTACCTGCAGGCCAGAGACAGTTATCTGAAAGCTGTGGCGGCCCTGGCTGTGGCCTCGGGAACAGACACCCTGAACACCCTGGGAGGCCCCCAGTGA